One region of Athene noctua chromosome 18, bAthNoc1.hap1.1, whole genome shotgun sequence genomic DNA includes:
- the KCNJ2 gene encoding inward rectifier potassium channel 2, whose product MGSVRTNRYSIVSSEEDGMKLATMAVANGFGNGKSKVHTRQQCRSRFVKKDGHCNVQFINVGEKGQRYLADIFTTCVDIRWRWMLVIFCLTFILSWLFFGCVFWLIALLHGDLENQENSKPCVSQVSSFTAAFLFSIETQTTIGYGFRCVTDECPIAVFMVVFQSIVGCIIDAFIIGAVMAKMAKPKKRNETLVFSHNAVVAMRDGKLCLMWRVGNLRKSHLVEAHVRAQLLKSRITSEGEYIPLDQIDINVGFDSGIDRIFLVSPITIVHEIDEDSPLYDLSKQDMDNADFEIVVILEGMVEATAMTTQCRSSYLANEILWGHRYEPVLFEEKNYYKVDYSRFHKTYEVPNTPICSARDLAEKKYILSNANSFCYENEVALTSKEEDEIDTGVPESMSTDTHPDMDHHNQAGVPLEPRPLRRESEI is encoded by the coding sequence ATGGGCAGCGTGCGAACCAACCGCTACAGCATTGTGTCTTCGGAAGAGGACGGCATGAAGCTGGCAACCATGGCCGTTGCCAACGGCTTTGGGAATGGAAAGAGTAAGGTACATACCAGACAGCAATGCAGGAGCCGCTTTGTCAAAAAAGATGGCCACTGCAACGTCCAGTTTATTAATGTGGGTGAGAAGGGACAGCGATACCTGGCAGACATCTTCACCACTTGTGTGGACATCCGCTGGAGGTGGATGCTAGTTATCTTCTGCCTGACTTTCATCCTCTCCTGGCTTTTTTTTGGCTGTGTGTTTTGGTTGATTGCACTGTTGCATGGGGATCTGGAGAATCAAGAAAATAGCAAACCTTGTGTGTCTCAAGTGAGCAGCTTCACCGCAGCCTTTCTGTTCTCCATTGAGACCCAGACCACAATCGGCTATGGCTTCAGGTGTGTCACAGACGAGTGCCCCATCGCAGTTTTCATGGTGGTTTTCCAGTCTATAGTAGGCTGCATCATTGATGCCTTCATCATTGGTGCTGTCATGGCAAAGATGGCTAAGCCGAAAAAGAGGAATGAAACTCTGGTCTTCAGCCACAATGCTGTGGTGGCCATGAGAGACGGAAAACTGTGCCTGATGTGGCGTGTTGGAAACCTGAGGAAAAGCCACTTGGTGGAGGCACACGTGCGAGCACAGCTCCTCAAATCCAGGATCACGTCAGAAGGGGAGTACATCCCCTTGGATCAAATAGACATCAACGTAGGGTTTGACAGCGGGATAGACCGCATATTCCTGGTCTCCCCAATTACAATAGTACATGAAATAGATGAAGACAGTCCTTTGTATGACTTGAGCAAACAAGACATGGACAATGCTGACTTTGAAATTGTAGTAATATTAGAGGGCATGGTGGAAGCTACCGCCATGACTACCCAGTGCCGTAGCTCATATCTGGCAAATGAAATCCTCTGGGGCCACCGCTACGAGCCCGTACTCTTTGAAGAGAAAAACTACTACAAAGTGGACTACTCGAGGTTCCACAAAACATACGAAGTGCCCAACACACCCATCTGTAGTGCCAGAGACTtagcagaaaagaaatacattctcTCGAACGCAAACTCCTTTTGCTACGAGAACGAAGTGGCCCTCACCAGCAAAGAGGAGGACGAGATTGACACTGGGGTGCCTGAGAGCATGAGCACAGACACCCACCCAGACATGGACCACCACAACCAAGCAGGGGTGCCTCTAGAGCCACGGCCGCTACGGCGGGAGTCGGAAATATGA